In a single window of the Octopus sinensis linkage group LG1, ASM634580v1, whole genome shotgun sequence genome:
- the LOC115219109 gene encoding very-long-chain enoyl-CoA reductase-like translates to MEVDIINAKTGKSIISFSSLKQSSTIHDVKLEYKKLNSKLSLARHSFRKEPRGRILRDEETLSTLGFDKKAVLYFKDLGPQVGWTTVFLTEYAGPPVIYAIFYMRPSFIYDVDAANDPKDFVVNLAAGCYIFHFVKRLLETLFVHRFSHATMPIRNIFKNSFYYWGFAAFVAYYVNHPLYTPPMFGDLQIYGALTGFILAELGNFSIHLAFRNLRPKNSKVRMIPYPGTNPFTWLFSLVACPNYTYEYIAWQSFSIMTQCLPAQLFALAGLYQMAVWARAKLSNSRKEFKNYPKKRKAIIPFIF, encoded by the coding sequence ATGGAAGTGGATATTATTAATGCCAAAACCGGGAAAAGTATTATTTCTTTTAGTTCACTGAAACAGTCATCAACAATCCATGATGTTAAACTTGAATATAAGAAGCTTAATTCCAAACTTTCTCTGGCAAGACATTCATTCCGCAAAGAACCACGCGGGAGAATTTTACGCGACGAGGAAACTTTATCGACTTTAGGGTTTGATAAAAAGGCTGTCCTCTATTTTAAAGACCTTGGTCCACAAGTAGGATGGACAACAGTCTTCCTAACTGAATATGCTGGTCCTCCTGTCATTTACGCTATATTTTACATGCGTCCTTCATTCATCtatgatgttgatgctgctaATGATCCGAAAGATTTTGTCGTGAACCTTGCTGCCGGTTGCTATATATTCCATTTTGTCAAACGTTTATTGGAAACCCTATTCGTACACCGTTTCTCTCATGCAACCATGCCAATTCGTAACATCTTTAAGAATTCGTTTTACTACTGGGGTTTCGCTGCTTTCGTCGCTTACTACGTGAACCATCCTCTCTACACACCCCCAATGTTTGGCGACCTACAAATCTATGGCGCTTTGACTGGATTCATTCTGGCTGAACTTGGAAACTTTTCTATTCACCTCGCATTCAGAAACTTACGACCGAAAAATTCCAAAGTTCGTATGATCCCATATCCCGGAACAAATCCTTTTACTTGGCTGTTTAGCTTGGTAGCCTGTCCTAACTACACCTATGAATATATTGCCTGGCAATCCTTTTCTATAATGACCCAGTGCTTACCTGCTCAACTTTTTGCTCTTGCCGGTTTGTATCAGATGGCCGTCTGGGCCCGCGCCAAACTCTCTAACAGCAGGAAAGAATTCAAAAACTATCCAAAAAAGCGTAAGGCCATTATCCCATTTATCTTTTAA